In Actinomadura citrea, a single window of DNA contains:
- a CDS encoding glycerol-3-phosphate dehydrogenase/oxidase — protein sequence MIRLTERKARSETRNAIRRTPLALDRGAQIERLAAQRFDVLVVGGGVTGCYTALDAVSRGLRVALVERDDFASGTSSKSSKMVHGGLRYIEQGNLPLVRRSLLERQRLRRNAPHLVQRLPFVFPVLTQDGVFDPRIAKAFEGLLWTYDLAGGWRIGRLHRRLTVPEVLVRAPRLRADRLRGGLLYYDSRTDDARLTLTIARTAAHFGATVLNGAACRGLIREGGRVRGATVGVDGREVDVRAGVVVNATGVWSDTLDALSDPGHRPRVRPAKGVHIVVPWTRLPIDGTVTVPVPGRARRATCTRWGDVVVIGTTDTDYDGPLDEVLCTREEMEYLLDGANTAFDAGLRADDVVGSIAGLRPLVGGKEGATLDMSRDHRIATDAHGLVTVTGGKLTTSRHMGELVVDEALKELGRKARCRTVHLPLLGGAGYDAEATSATGGLGAHLGERYGTEARFVADLIAEDASLAEPVVEGGGHLRAEVVYAARCELARTVDDVLSRRTRMRLFARDLSVKAAPEVARLLQRELGLSDEEAGRQIEDYVSGVERERTVLMEELS from the coding sequence GTGATCCGGCTTACCGAACGCAAGGCGAGGTCAGAGACGAGGAACGCGATCCGCCGCACCCCGCTGGCGCTGGACCGCGGCGCGCAGATCGAACGGCTCGCCGCCCAGCGGTTCGACGTGCTCGTCGTCGGCGGCGGCGTCACCGGCTGCTACACCGCCCTGGACGCCGTCAGCCGGGGGCTCCGGGTCGCGCTCGTGGAACGGGACGACTTCGCCTCGGGCACGTCCTCCAAGTCCTCGAAGATGGTGCACGGCGGCCTGCGCTACATCGAGCAGGGCAACCTGCCGCTGGTGCGGCGCTCGCTGCTGGAGCGGCAGCGGCTGCGCCGCAACGCCCCCCATCTGGTGCAGCGGCTCCCTTTCGTGTTCCCCGTGCTCACCCAGGACGGCGTGTTCGACCCGCGCATCGCCAAGGCGTTCGAGGGTCTGCTGTGGACCTACGACCTGGCGGGCGGCTGGCGCATCGGGCGGCTCCACCGGCGGCTCACGGTGCCGGAGGTCCTCGTCCGCGCCCCCCGCCTGCGCGCCGACCGCCTCAGGGGCGGCCTGCTCTACTACGACAGCCGCACCGACGACGCCCGCCTCACCCTGACCATCGCGCGGACCGCCGCGCACTTCGGCGCGACCGTCCTCAACGGCGCCGCCTGCCGCGGCCTGATCCGCGAGGGCGGGCGCGTGCGCGGCGCCACCGTCGGTGTCGACGGCCGCGAGGTCGACGTGCGCGCCGGGGTGGTCGTCAACGCGACGGGGGTCTGGTCCGACACGCTCGACGCGCTGTCGGATCCTGGCCACCGGCCGCGCGTCCGTCCCGCCAAGGGCGTGCACATCGTGGTGCCGTGGACCCGGCTGCCGATCGACGGGACCGTGACGGTGCCCGTCCCCGGCCGGGCCCGCCGCGCCACGTGCACCCGGTGGGGCGACGTGGTCGTGATCGGCACCACCGACACCGACTACGACGGGCCGCTGGACGAGGTGCTGTGCACGCGGGAGGAGATGGAGTACCTCCTCGACGGCGCCAACACGGCGTTCGACGCCGGACTGCGTGCGGACGACGTCGTCGGGTCGATCGCCGGGCTGCGCCCGCTGGTCGGCGGCAAGGAGGGCGCCACCCTCGACATGAGCCGCGACCACCGGATCGCCACCGACGCCCACGGGCTGGTCACCGTCACCGGCGGCAAGCTCACCACCAGCCGCCACATGGGCGAGCTCGTCGTGGACGAGGCACTGAAGGAGCTCGGCCGCAAGGCGCGCTGCCGCACCGTCCACCTCCCGCTGCTCGGCGGGGCGGGCTACGACGCGGAGGCCACCTCGGCGACCGGCGGGCTGGGCGCGCACCTGGGCGAGCGGTACGGCACCGAGGCCCGCTTCGTCGCCGATCTCATCGCCGAGGACGCCTCCCTCGCCGAGCCGGTGGTCGAGGGCGGCGGCCATCTGCGGGCCGAGGTGGTGTACGCGGCCCGGTGCGAACTGGCGCGGACCGTCGACGACGTGCTGTCGCGCCGCACCCGGATGCGGCTCTTCGCCCGTGACCTGTCGGTCAAGGCCGCCCCGGAGGTCGCGCGGCTGCTGCAGCGGGAGCTGGGGCTGTCCGATGAGGAGGCCGGGCGGCAGATCGAGGACTACGTCTCCGGCGTCGAGCGGGAGCGGACCGTACTGATGGAGGAACTCAGTTGA
- a CDS encoding FGGY family carbohydrate kinase — protein MIRERRRGVLSIDEGTTGTRAAVVLDDGGAAAAAYLPISVRSPDHLRVEQDGAEIWENTVRVCRTALERAAADRVEIAGVSISTQRATVLLWDAVTGEPLSPAVVWQDRRYAERLREWEPDWDERLAERTGRPVGSRAPLLWAAEEVARNEEARRAHERGRLVFGSIDTWLVWKLTRGARHVMSATNAVAAGAYDLRTGDWYGPWADFLGCPPDILPSVVDEDGDFGFTDPSVLGVRLPILSVMGDQHAAMVALGAHRPGQAMCVHGTGTFLDAVAGGRPPGHRDRVPGVLTLVAWRSRGVPLFSLEGFAATTGSAVRWLCEEIGMFESPRRLTELAGEHSGPSRVRFVPALAGLRTPVWAPEATGLLAGLSLSTTRAELARGVLDGFAHSVCDLLEGVEKAMGRPVTDLVCGGGLAGSDVLMSAQADLIGRPVRRALAHETASLRGTAYLGGVRAGLWPDLASAVAGLGTDPVFEPALADGDRREARAAWRDLLARHVPTHSTKESTS, from the coding sequence ATGATCAGAGAACGCCGGCGCGGCGTGCTGAGCATCGACGAGGGCACCACCGGGACCCGCGCCGCCGTCGTTCTCGACGACGGCGGCGCGGCGGCGGCCGCGTACCTGCCGATCTCGGTGCGCTCGCCCGACCACCTGCGCGTGGAGCAGGACGGGGCGGAGATCTGGGAGAACACCGTCCGGGTCTGCCGGACGGCCCTGGAGCGGGCGGCCGCGGACCGCGTGGAGATCGCGGGGGTGTCGATCTCCACGCAGCGCGCGACCGTGCTGCTGTGGGACGCGGTGACCGGTGAGCCGCTCAGCCCCGCCGTGGTGTGGCAGGACCGCCGCTACGCCGAGCGGCTGCGGGAGTGGGAGCCGGACTGGGACGAGCGTCTCGCCGAGCGCACCGGGCGGCCGGTCGGGTCCCGGGCCCCGCTGCTGTGGGCCGCCGAGGAGGTCGCCCGGAACGAGGAGGCGCGGCGGGCGCACGAGCGGGGCCGGCTTGTGTTCGGATCGATCGACACCTGGCTGGTGTGGAAGCTCACCCGCGGCGCCCGGCACGTCATGTCCGCGACGAACGCCGTCGCCGCCGGCGCCTACGACCTGCGGACCGGCGACTGGTACGGGCCCTGGGCGGACTTTCTCGGCTGCCCGCCCGACATCCTGCCGTCCGTCGTGGACGAGGACGGGGACTTCGGCTTCACCGACCCGTCCGTCCTGGGGGTGCGGCTGCCGATCCTGTCGGTCATGGGCGACCAGCACGCGGCGATGGTCGCGCTCGGCGCGCACCGGCCCGGCCAGGCGATGTGCGTGCACGGGACGGGCACGTTCCTGGACGCGGTCGCGGGCGGCCGCCCGCCCGGCCACCGCGACCGGGTGCCCGGCGTGCTGACCCTGGTCGCCTGGCGCTCGCGCGGCGTGCCGCTGTTCAGCCTGGAGGGGTTCGCCGCGACGACCGGCTCGGCGGTGCGCTGGCTCTGCGAGGAGATCGGGATGTTCGAGTCGCCCCGGCGGCTGACCGAACTGGCCGGCGAGCACTCGGGACCGTCCCGCGTGCGGTTCGTGCCCGCGCTGGCGGGGCTGCGCACGCCGGTCTGGGCGCCGGAGGCCACCGGGCTCCTCGCCGGGTTGAGCCTGTCCACCACCCGGGCCGAGCTCGCCCGGGGCGTCCTCGACGGTTTCGCGCACTCGGTGTGCGACCTGCTGGAAGGCGTGGAAAAGGCCATGGGGCGGCCCGTGACCGACCTCGTCTGCGGCGGCGGCCTGGCCGGCAGCGACGTCCTGATGTCCGCCCAGGCCGACCTGATCGGGCGCCCGGTGCGCCGGGCCCTCGCCCATGAGACCGCCAGCCTGCGCGGCACCGCCTACCTCGGCGGCGTGCGCGCGGGACTGTGGCCCGACCTCGCCTCGGCCGTCGCCGGGCTCGGCACCGACCCGGTGTTCGAGCCCGCGCTCGCCGACGGCGACCGCCGGGAGGCCCGCGCCGCGTGGCGCGACCTGCTGGCCCGCCATGTCCCCACCCACTCAACGAAGGAATCGACGTCGTGA
- a CDS encoding MFS transporter encodes MNDGPASTRTAVIRSAADAAGLIDTLTSLRGRANWIWFLALSGLFLDAYSNAALGAGLSPMVEQLDLSPTQVSVLTAMAPAIAIVSNPFGGWLAARIGRIRPLLMTKVIFGIGAVLTAVGSDFQTVFAGRALVGVAYGIDFAVAMALLAEYTPSSLKGRLNFWQGVWYLATTTNLALTLLFYKLDVGSDIWRWSVGSAVVFAAALFVLQMAFLVESPTWLASKGRLRESAANLRRLYGVKAKEGPLDTPQAREARHQVGVRDAGVLFRGAYLPRTVLSTVISLTQSMQYFAVGWYLPVISLELFGKEFEKATAGSMAFNAVGIAGGCLSAYFGRRLGLRVSSAAGYAVVFVALLVMGATFKQLPIALAAALPVLFIFFHSAGPGPNGKSIAALSYRSDIRTLGTGVTGMLGSFGSVAGLYVFPQLQAAFGVGASLMVLSAVPLVGLATCVIVKWDPTRVAVNLEEEPVRLERRETVPV; translated from the coding sequence ATGAACGACGGCCCTGCGAGCACGAGAACGGCGGTCATCCGCAGCGCGGCGGACGCGGCCGGCCTCATCGACACCCTCACGAGTCTGCGCGGCCGCGCGAACTGGATCTGGTTCCTGGCCCTGTCGGGCCTGTTCCTGGACGCCTACTCCAACGCGGCGCTGGGCGCGGGGCTGTCCCCCATGGTCGAGCAGCTGGATCTGTCGCCCACGCAGGTCAGCGTGCTCACCGCGATGGCCCCGGCCATCGCGATCGTCTCCAATCCCTTCGGCGGCTGGCTCGCCGCCCGGATCGGACGGATCAGGCCCCTGCTGATGACGAAGGTCATCTTCGGGATCGGCGCGGTCCTGACCGCGGTCGGCTCGGACTTCCAGACCGTCTTCGCCGGACGGGCCCTGGTGGGCGTCGCCTACGGCATCGACTTCGCCGTGGCGATGGCGCTGCTCGCCGAGTACACCCCGTCCTCGCTCAAGGGCAGGCTCAACTTCTGGCAGGGCGTCTGGTACCTGGCGACGACCACCAACCTCGCGCTCACGCTGCTGTTCTACAAGCTCGACGTCGGCTCCGACATCTGGCGGTGGTCGGTGGGCTCGGCGGTCGTCTTCGCCGCGGCGCTGTTCGTCCTCCAGATGGCCTTCCTGGTGGAGAGCCCGACCTGGCTGGCGTCCAAGGGCCGGCTGCGGGAGAGCGCCGCGAACCTGCGCCGCCTGTACGGAGTGAAGGCGAAGGAGGGCCCGCTGGACACCCCGCAGGCCCGGGAGGCGCGCCACCAGGTCGGCGTCCGGGACGCGGGGGTGCTGTTCCGCGGCGCTTACCTGCCCCGGACCGTGCTGTCGACGGTGATCTCCCTGACCCAGTCCATGCAGTACTTCGCCGTCGGCTGGTACCTGCCGGTGATCAGCCTGGAGCTGTTCGGCAAGGAGTTCGAGAAGGCGACCGCGGGCTCGATGGCGTTCAACGCGGTCGGCATCGCCGGCGGGTGCCTGTCGGCCTACTTCGGCCGCCGGCTCGGCCTGCGGGTGAGCTCGGCGGCCGGGTACGCCGTAGTGTTCGTCGCGCTGCTGGTCATGGGCGCGACCTTCAAGCAGCTCCCGATCGCGCTGGCCGCCGCGCTGCCGGTGCTGTTCATCTTCTTCCACTCCGCCGGCCCCGGCCCCAACGGCAAGTCGATCGCCGCGCTGTCGTACCGCAGCGACATCCGCACCCTCGGCACCGGCGTGACCGGGATGCTCGGCAGCTTCGGGTCGGTCGCGGGCCTGTACGTGTTCCCGCAGCTCCAGGCCGCGTTCGGGGTCGGCGCCAGCCTGATGGTCCTGTCGGCGGTGCCGCTGGTCGGCCTCGCCACCTGCGTGATCGTCAAGTGGGACCCGACGCGCGTCGCGGTGAACCTGGAAGAGGAGCCCGTCCGGCTGGAGCGGCGCGAAACGGTGCCGGTCTGA
- a CDS encoding maleylpyruvate isomerase family mycothiol-dependent enzyme — protein MKNDVWPMVHAERAALIDDLSHLDADQWEEPSLCDGWTVHDVVAHLVDTARTTRFGFVVRLARARFDFDRQNTQGVERERGASPQETLERLRQVATLRATPPAPLDSRLVEEVVHGEDIRRPLGIVHAYPRQAVVRGLRLQARTPASFGGAKELTARFRLTATDADLAIGDGPEVSGTALSLLLAISGRNVALNDLSGPGVSTLATSA, from the coding sequence GTGAAGAACGATGTGTGGCCGATGGTGCATGCGGAGCGTGCGGCGCTGATCGACGACCTCTCGCACCTCGATGCCGATCAGTGGGAGGAACCGTCCCTGTGCGACGGGTGGACGGTGCACGACGTGGTGGCCCACCTGGTCGACACGGCCCGCACGACCCGCTTCGGTTTCGTCGTCCGCCTCGCTCGGGCCCGGTTCGACTTCGACCGTCAGAACACCCAAGGCGTGGAGCGCGAACGCGGTGCCTCACCCCAGGAGACTCTGGAACGGCTCCGCCAGGTGGCGACGCTCAGGGCGACCCCTCCGGCGCCGCTCGACAGCCGGCTCGTCGAAGAGGTCGTCCACGGCGAGGACATCCGCAGGCCCTTGGGCATCGTCCACGCCTACCCGCGGCAGGCGGTCGTCAGGGGGCTCCGCCTGCAGGCCCGCACGCCGGCGTCCTTCGGCGGAGCCAAGGAGTTGACGGCCCGTTTCCGCCTGACGGCGACGGACGCCGACCTCGCGATCGGTGACGGCCCGGAAGTGAGCGGAACCGCCCTCTCGCTGCTCCTGGCGATCTCCGGCCGCAACGTGGCGCTGAACGATCTCTCCGGACCGGGCGTCTCCACCCTGGCGACGTCCGCCTGA
- a CDS encoding cupin domain-containing protein, with amino-acid sequence MTALEAVKVRAREVEPNHRLGGSIRMLLSPGTARTTAGLMALLELQPGERVSEHYHPYTDEHVYVSDGCLVLTVNGAEQVVDARESVLIRRGARHRYENRGDRPVTAVLFLGPLAPSPDMGHVETAEPHGDGPPPSVDTALSAAAGAREPA; translated from the coding sequence GTGACCGCCCTCGAAGCCGTCAAGGTCCGCGCCCGCGAGGTCGAACCGAACCACCGGCTCGGCGGCAGCATCCGGATGCTCCTGTCGCCCGGCACGGCCCGGACGACGGCGGGCCTCATGGCGCTGCTCGAACTCCAGCCGGGGGAGCGGGTCAGCGAGCATTACCATCCGTACACGGATGAGCACGTCTACGTCTCCGACGGATGCCTCGTCCTCACCGTCAACGGTGCCGAGCAGGTCGTGGACGCCCGGGAGTCGGTGCTGATCCGCCGTGGTGCCCGGCACCGCTACGAGAACCGGGGCGACCGTCCGGTGACGGCCGTGCTGTTCCTCGGGCCGCTGGCCCCGAGCCCCGACATGGGCCATGTGGAGACCGCGGAGCCGCACGGCGATGGGCCGCCGCCGTCGGTGGACACGGCCCTCTCCGCTGCGGCGGGCGCGCGGGAGCCGGCATGA
- a CDS encoding beta-ketoacyl-[acyl-carrier-protein] synthase family protein — protein sequence MSGRPARPVAIIGIGVLTPGAPGTSGFWETVTGGTPTFRTITVFDPGPYRSRMAAEIDFDAAGHGLTPRQRRRMDRAAQFALVAAREALAGCGLRSGDLDPARTGVVVGSAVGCTVSLEREYSVVSDSGRLAVVDPSYGSPHLPDYLVPTSLVREVAWDVGAEGPACVVSTGCTSGLDAVAHGVEIIRDGAADVVLAGACEAPISPITVACFDAIRATSPDNDDPERACRPFDATRAGFVLGEGAAMLVLEDAAAAHGRGAHVHAEIRGFASRSNAFHMTGLRPDGAEMAAAIRKALDEADVPVEGVDYINAHGSGTRQNDRHETAAFKLALGPEHAYRLPVSSIKSVVGHSLGAIGAIEVAASALAIEHDLVPPTANLRHRDPECDLDYVPVTARKQRVDTVLTVGSGFGGFQSAMVLSAPGRWRG from the coding sequence ATGAGCGGGCGGCCGGCCCGCCCCGTGGCGATCATCGGGATCGGGGTCCTGACGCCGGGCGCCCCGGGCACGAGCGGTTTCTGGGAGACCGTCACCGGCGGGACGCCCACCTTCCGCACGATCACCGTGTTCGATCCGGGGCCGTACCGGTCCCGGATGGCGGCGGAGATCGACTTCGACGCCGCGGGGCACGGGCTGACGCCCCGGCAGCGGCGCCGGATGGACCGCGCCGCCCAGTTCGCCCTCGTCGCCGCGCGCGAGGCCCTGGCCGGCTGCGGGCTCCGGTCCGGCGACCTCGACCCGGCCCGCACCGGCGTGGTCGTCGGCAGCGCGGTCGGCTGCACCGTCTCGCTCGAACGCGAGTACAGCGTGGTCAGCGACAGCGGCCGTCTCGCGGTGGTGGATCCGTCCTACGGCTCGCCGCACCTGCCCGACTACCTCGTCCCGACGTCCCTGGTCCGCGAGGTCGCGTGGGACGTCGGCGCGGAGGGTCCCGCCTGCGTGGTGTCGACCGGATGCACCTCCGGACTGGACGCCGTCGCGCACGGTGTGGAGATCATCCGCGACGGCGCAGCGGACGTGGTGCTGGCGGGGGCGTGCGAGGCCCCCATCTCCCCGATCACGGTGGCCTGCTTCGACGCGATCCGGGCGACGTCCCCGGACAACGACGATCCCGAGCGGGCCTGCCGCCCGTTCGACGCCACCCGGGCGGGGTTCGTGCTCGGCGAGGGCGCGGCGATGCTGGTGCTGGAGGACGCCGCGGCGGCCCACGGGCGGGGCGCGCACGTGCATGCGGAGATCCGCGGGTTCGCGTCCCGGAGCAACGCCTTCCACATGACCGGGCTGCGGCCCGACGGGGCCGAGATGGCGGCGGCGATCAGAAAGGCGCTGGACGAGGCGGACGTCCCCGTGGAGGGCGTCGACTACATCAACGCGCACGGGTCGGGCACCAGGCAGAACGACCGGCACGAGACGGCCGCCTTCAAACTCGCTCTCGGCCCGGAGCACGCCTACCGGCTGCCGGTCAGCTCCATCAAGTCGGTGGTGGGCCACTCGCTCGGCGCGATCGGGGCGATCGAGGTGGCGGCGAGCGCGCTGGCGATCGAGCACGACCTCGTCCCGCCCACCGCGAACCTCCGGCATCGCGATCCCGAATGCGACCTGGACTACGTTCCGGTGACGGCACGGAAGCAGCGGGTCGACACGGTGCTCACCGTCGGCAGCGGGTTCGGCGGCTTCCAGAGCGCGATGGTGCTCAGCGCCCCGGGAAGGTGGCGGGGATGA
- a CDS encoding ketosynthase chain-length factor produces the protein MTGAATAAEDDQAVITGLGVVSPSGLGAERHWEATLTGRIAIGPITRFDPSGYPVRLSGEVPGFVPRDHLPGRLLPQTDRLTQLALTAAEWAITDAGLSPSPEESLRYGVVLANSAGGFEFGENELRKLWSMGPKKVSAYQSYAWFYAVNTGQISIRHGLRGPCGVLISGQAGGLDAIGQACRVLRKGADGVLTGGFEAPVCSWGVTAMSAGRDAPTAPQLSAGDDPAGAYRPFAADASGHVIAEGGAILVLERERHARARGARHRYGRVAGYAATMDPPPGSSRPATLRNAAALALADAGLAPERIDVVFADAAGSAMRDRVEAEVLAGLFGAGGVPVTAPKAMTGRMSAGGAAVDVATCLLAMRDGMIPPTAEVRPDPSYGLDLVTGRPRPARIDHALILARGEGGFNSALVLAACPRVTPAAAEPRDTRTPHALPGTDPRS, from the coding sequence ATGACCGGGGCCGCGACGGCCGCCGAGGACGACCAGGCGGTCATCACCGGGCTGGGCGTGGTCTCGCCGAGCGGCCTGGGCGCCGAGCGGCACTGGGAGGCGACGCTCACCGGCCGCATCGCGATCGGGCCCATCACCCGGTTCGACCCGAGCGGCTACCCGGTGCGGCTCTCCGGCGAGGTCCCCGGATTCGTTCCGCGCGACCACCTCCCGGGACGGCTGCTGCCGCAGACCGACCGCCTCACCCAGCTGGCCCTGACCGCCGCCGAATGGGCGATCACCGACGCCGGGTTGTCACCGTCCCCCGAGGAGTCGCTGCGGTACGGCGTCGTGCTGGCCAACTCGGCCGGCGGGTTCGAGTTCGGTGAGAACGAGCTGCGCAAGCTGTGGTCGATGGGGCCGAAGAAGGTCAGCGCGTACCAGTCGTACGCGTGGTTCTACGCGGTCAACACCGGTCAGATCTCCATCCGCCACGGGCTGCGCGGCCCCTGCGGCGTCCTGATCAGCGGTCAGGCCGGCGGCCTGGACGCGATCGGGCAGGCGTGCAGGGTGCTGCGCAAGGGCGCCGACGGTGTGCTGACCGGGGGATTCGAGGCCCCGGTGTGCTCGTGGGGGGTGACCGCGATGTCGGCCGGCCGGGACGCGCCGACCGCTCCGCAGCTGTCCGCGGGCGACGACCCCGCCGGCGCCTACCGCCCCTTCGCCGCCGACGCCTCCGGACATGTCATCGCCGAGGGCGGCGCGATCCTCGTGCTGGAACGCGAGCGCCATGCCCGCGCCCGCGGCGCCCGTCACCGGTACGGGCGGGTCGCCGGGTACGCCGCGACGATGGACCCGCCGCCGGGGTCGAGCCGCCCGGCGACGCTGCGCAACGCCGCCGCGCTCGCCCTCGCCGACGCCGGCCTCGCCCCCGAGCGGATCGACGTGGTGTTCGCGGACGCCGCGGGGAGCGCGATGCGCGACCGCGTCGAGGCCGAGGTGCTCGCCGGGCTGTTCGGCGCCGGCGGCGTGCCGGTGACCGCGCCCAAGGCGATGACCGGGCGGATGTCGGCGGGCGGCGCCGCCGTCGACGTCGCGACCTGCCTGCTGGCCATGCGCGACGGGATGATCCCGCCGACCGCCGAGGTCCGGCCCGATCCGTCCTACGGACTCGACCTGGTCACCGGACGCCCCCGGCCCGCCCGCATCGACCATGCGCTGATCCTCGCGCGCGGCGAGGGCGGGTTCAACAGCGCCCTCGTCCTGGCCGCCTGCCCGCGCGTGACCCCGGCCGCGGCCGAACCACGCGACACACGGACCCCCCATGCCCTTCCCGGAACCGACCCCAGGAGCTGA
- a CDS encoding acyl carrier protein: protein MAQDGPITLTDLVIVLRACAGEVDGVDLAGDIADRAFTDLGYDSVAMMEVSARMVERFGLELDEDRLFALGTPAEMLRCLNQAATGDGEARR from the coding sequence ATGGCCCAAGACGGCCCGATAACCCTGACCGACCTGGTGATCGTCCTGCGCGCCTGCGCCGGCGAGGTCGACGGAGTCGACCTCGCCGGCGACATCGCCGACCGCGCGTTCACCGATCTCGGCTACGACTCCGTCGCGATGATGGAGGTCTCCGCGCGGATGGTCGAGCGCTTCGGCCTGGAACTCGACGAGGACAGGCTGTTCGCCCTGGGGACGCCCGCCGAGATGCTCCGCTGCCTCAACCAGGCCGCGACGGGGGACGGGGAGGCCCGGCGATGA
- a CDS encoding methyltransferase: MTVSTDNEILVDAPMELVWEHTNDVAGWPDLFTEYAAVEIIERDGPSVMFRLTTHPDEQGNVWSWVSRRTPDPETRTVRAHRVETGPFVFMNISWEYRQQTAGVLMRWTQEFAMRPDSPIGEDAMRDRINRGTVEQMAHIKAVLEDRARKAPGTDGSGGYGPGDLHAQRLLYLTCGMRLAAVVSTLAELGVADLTASGPRSVTELATATDTVPDALYRLLRCAASVGILEEQPDGRFASTPLGDGLRADDPYSLLPLVLHSTRSFVTKPFGALAHSIRTGEPATVPTLGTDIWRFFEDNPEDGARFDRTMTTLGRWETERHLDVVGPERFGRIADIGGGQGHFLAAALRRAPDASGVLFERPYAVKAAAEVLDAQGVAERVTRIAGDFFTDPLPDDCDAYVLKAVLHNWPDERAAELLTAVRGAIGDRREARLFIVEHVVAEGNRWDHAKFLDLDMLVLFGGRERRPGEWRRLLARCGFALVDRPREGHWTVLECRPVEAA; the protein is encoded by the coding sequence ATGACCGTGAGCACCGACAACGAGATCCTGGTGGACGCGCCCATGGAGCTGGTGTGGGAGCACACCAACGACGTGGCGGGGTGGCCGGACCTGTTCACCGAGTACGCCGCCGTGGAGATCATCGAGCGGGACGGCCCCTCGGTGATGTTCCGGCTCACCACCCACCCGGACGAGCAGGGCAACGTCTGGTCGTGGGTGTCCCGGCGCACCCCCGACCCCGAGACCCGCACCGTCCGCGCCCACCGGGTGGAGACCGGGCCGTTCGTGTTCATGAACATCTCCTGGGAGTACCGCCAGCAGACGGCCGGCGTGCTGATGCGGTGGACGCAGGAGTTCGCGATGAGGCCGGACTCCCCGATCGGCGAGGACGCGATGCGCGACCGCATCAACCGCGGCACCGTCGAGCAGATGGCGCACATCAAGGCGGTCCTGGAGGACCGTGCACGCAAGGCCCCCGGCACGGACGGATCCGGCGGGTACGGGCCCGGCGACCTCCACGCGCAACGCCTGCTGTATCTGACGTGCGGGATGCGGCTGGCCGCGGTGGTGAGCACGCTGGCGGAACTGGGCGTGGCTGATCTGACCGCGTCCGGGCCGCGTTCCGTCACCGAACTGGCCACGGCCACCGACACCGTTCCGGACGCGCTCTACCGCCTGCTGCGCTGCGCCGCCTCCGTCGGGATCCTGGAGGAGCAGCCGGACGGACGGTTCGCGAGCACACCGCTGGGCGACGGCCTGCGCGCCGACGACCCCTACAGCCTGCTGCCTCTGGTCCTGCACAGCACGCGGTCGTTCGTGACGAAGCCGTTCGGGGCGCTGGCGCACAGCATCCGCACCGGCGAGCCCGCGACGGTCCCGACGCTGGGCACCGACATCTGGCGCTTCTTCGAGGACAACCCCGAGGACGGCGCCCGCTTCGACCGCACCATGACCACGCTGGGCCGCTGGGAGACCGAACGGCACCTGGACGTCGTCGGGCCCGAGCGGTTCGGCCGGATCGCCGACATCGGCGGCGGGCAGGGCCACTTCCTCGCGGCGGCCCTGCGGCGGGCGCCGGACGCGTCGGGCGTGCTGTTCGAACGGCCGTACGCCGTCAAGGCCGCGGCGGAGGTGCTCGACGCCCAGGGGGTCGCCGAGCGCGTCACCCGGATCGCCGGCGACTTCTTCACCGACCCGCTGCCGGACGACTGCGACGCGTACGTGCTCAAGGCCGTCCTGCACAACTGGCCGGACGAGCGGGCCGCCGAGCTGCTGACCGCCGTGCGCGGGGCGATCGGGGACCGCCGCGAGGCGCGGCTGTTCATCGTCGAGCACGTGGTGGCGGAGGGGAACCGCTGGGACCACGCCAAGTTCCTCGACCTCGACATGCTCGTGCTGTTCGGCGGCCGGGAGCGGCGGCCGGGGGAGTGGCGGCGGCTGCTGGCGCGATGCGGGTTCGCGCTGGTCGACCGTCCCCGGGAGGGCCACTGGACCGTCCTGGAATGCCGCCCCGTGGAGGCCGCGTGA